A single window of ANME-2 cluster archaeon DNA harbors:
- the carA gene encoding glutamine-hydrolyzing carbamoyl-phosphate synthase small subunit, whose product MKAILGLEDGTIVNGVGFGAAGTAVCGELVFTTQYTGYEEALTDPSYAGQILMFTYPLIGNYGVSGKTFQSDGMKAEALVVREACDHPSHHLSGRSIFDFAKEEDRPGIAGVDTRMLTIKTRDTGAMRACLLTDSDDGGEAVRLARQHPKISDQHDLIDRVTCPAPYHIEATGKDKPHFVVIDLGIKTNMIKSLQQRGVGITVVPASTPPDYITEQKPDAILVSNGPGDPEKAGTAIDAVKHMMGEVPIYGICFGNQIISLALGASTYKLKFGHRGANQPVKDLETGNVYITSQNHGFAVDAGSLDAAEAHITHLNINDNTVEGIAHDYLDIMSVQFHPEASPGPWDTEKWFFDTIVKKVMK is encoded by the coding sequence ATGAAAGCAATACTAGGATTAGAAGACGGCACAATTGTGAATGGCGTTGGTTTTGGTGCCGCCGGAACTGCTGTTTGCGGGGAACTTGTTTTTACAACTCAATATACCGGATACGAAGAGGCACTTACCGACCCTTCATATGCCGGCCAGATACTGATGTTCACCTACCCCCTCATCGGCAATTACGGTGTAAGCGGCAAGACCTTCCAGTCAGACGGCATGAAGGCAGAGGCCCTGGTGGTCAGGGAGGCATGCGACCATCCATCCCACCACCTGTCAGGGCGCTCCATTTTTGATTTTGCAAAGGAAGAAGACCGGCCCGGTATCGCAGGTGTGGATACCAGGATGCTGACCATCAAAACCAGGGATACCGGCGCCATGCGGGCATGCCTGCTCACAGACAGCGACGATGGTGGGGAAGCAGTGCGACTGGCAAGACAGCATCCGAAGATATCTGACCAACACGACCTGATAGACAGGGTGACCTGCCCCGCCCCCTACCATATTGAAGCAACCGGCAAGGACAAGCCTCATTTCGTGGTCATCGACCTTGGCATAAAGACCAACATGATAAAGAGCCTGCAGCAGCGGGGTGTAGGTATTACCGTGGTACCTGCAAGTACTCCACCAGACTATATTACTGAACAAAAACCTGATGCCATATTAGTATCAAACGGCCCGGGCGACCCAGAGAAGGCAGGCACTGCCATTGATGCTGTAAAACACATGATGGGAGAAGTACCCATCTACGGCATCTGCTTCGGCAACCAGATCATATCCCTGGCGCTGGGAGCCAGCACCTACAAGCTGAAGTTCGGGCACCGGGGTGCCAACCAGCCTGTAAAGGACCTGGAAACAGGCAACGTGTACATCACTTCCCAGAATCACGGATTTGCAGTGGATGCCGGTTCCCTGGATGCGGCAGAGGCTCATATCACCCACCTGAACATTAACGATAATACAGTGGAAGGTATCGCCCACGACTATCTGGATATCATGAGCGTACAGTTCCATCCCGAGGCCAGCCCCGGTCCCTGGGATACTGAAAAATGGTTCTTTGATACCATCGTAAAAAAGGTGATGAAATAA